Genomic window (Rosa chinensis cultivar Old Blush chromosome 6, RchiOBHm-V2, whole genome shotgun sequence):
aattttagaatctGGGCAGGATCTTCATGATGTATCTTTTGACAGGTCCGTCAGAGGACCACTGATCCCTCTTGCCTGAGCGAGGCTGGATCCTCAGCCGCTGCAGAAAAGCCAACTCTCTCGCTAGTTCAAGCATCACCTAACCCCTTGGCGCCTCTTCCGTCTCCCACATCTACAGAGCATATGCAAGGTCCTACCATTCTAATAACGATCTCCGATGACGACTCCTCGGAGCATGAAAGTGTGGAAAGCCACTCTGAGGAATCTGCCGCTTATGAGGAACTGATGACGACAGAAATTCTCGCTGCACTAGAGGTCCAAGAGGTGAATGAGGTGAGGCCGCTTCCTCTTGGTGACCACGTACCAGATATTAACTCGACAACTCAAGAGGTAAGCCACTGTTGGCCAATGCTTTCCATTTCCCTTTTTGATCCAACCGCGCTCTCTGACATTTCTGAACCTGACCAGGATTCTGTTTGTACCAAGGAGGTGGCTGCAAACGCTGCTGGTCTTATCGGCGGGACAGTCGCcccagagatggaaaatgatactGACGGTGGTGGTGCCCCCCAAGTCTCGCGAACAAATGAGACAACCGTCGAAGCTGAGGGCTCTGTGCTTGAATCTGTTCCACTTGCCCATGATGAGCCGCGAGTTGAGTTTCCAGATTCTCCCGCGGCTGAAGGGACAGACCAacctgttgaagatgaagaaactgagGAAGCTGTCCACCCTTTTGCATTGGTGGTTCGTGATCCTGAGGCACCTCCGCCGCCTTCTCCTCCTACAAGATTtgagagattgatgagggtgTTGGAGGTAACTCCTCTTTCTGCTGTGGATGAGGCTAAGATGGTGCTTCCCGAACATCTGGGTCCTCGGGTATTGGAGACTGACATCCTCCCGCGAGTCTTGGAAGCCCTAAGGTATCTTTGCCAGGAGAAGGCATTGACCCTGCAGCAATTTAGTGTCATTGACGATCTGCTGAATGAACTTGGTGAGGCCCGCCAACGTCAATCGGCCACGAACGCCCAGGCTCACGACACTCAAGAGGCTTTGAATAGCCTCTCTCGAGAAATGGACATCTCTCGCGGTATTTTAAATGAGCGAACCATCCGCCTGCgggaactacaaatccaaaggtCCGACTTCAAACTTCTGATCGAGGACCTCCATACCGGTTTAGCCTTTGTTGAAAATGCGATTGCTACAGAAGAAGCCCAACTCGATGAACCTCTGGctgcttctgaagaaatgggccgCAACTTGGCCAGTCTCAGAGAACGGGCCACTCAGGCCGAAGCTAGTGCTATTGCGGCGAACCTCCGCGTGGAGGAACTTTgcttgaaattgagctttgcgGGCCAATCTCTGTAGGCCCCCTTGAAAACCGTTCGGTCTCCTCACATGCTATTAATCCCTTCTTTTCCGAGATTTAAGGCATTAATCCCTCGTTGAAAAACAACGGTCGTGAAAAAATAATCTCGTGAATAGAATagttacctcctcgaaaaccgttcAGTCTCCTCACATGCTATTAGTCCCTTTAATAATAGCTAACTCCTCAAAAACCGCTCCTCACATGCTGCTAGTCCCTTTTTtcccgagatttggaatcactaatctcaatttactgacatcggttttgaaattgagcttcatCTAAGGGTGGGGATTTGCCTGAAGTCCctataaatagttgtatttCGGGAAGGGAATACTCACAACAACTTTTCTGAAATattcaagaaatggcctttcagtccttgcttctttttctccttcttcacaaatcttcccctcatgaaatgacctttagcctctaaattttaggctttatggcgtaatcttaagcctgggttaggcctcatggcgtaatcttaggcaaccccttgtttcCTCCTTCTGGAATTCTGCAACAACAATGTcaggcttcagattggtttagaaacgCGTGGGGGCTCCGAGTGTGGGATCCACGATCATGCGAGATCATCTTTATCATAATCCTACACGCGGAGCGAAACGGAGAAAGGGAGGACGGCCACTATGAGGTTCatctttcctcctctgtttccttccttctggacCAGGCCCGTGTTGTGCCTTCCAGATGGAAggggctttggttctcacctctttttccccctttctcttcttgatagaatcttggagggatgagaagggatggactctttgaagTAATGGGTTCAAGCAACAGAATGGTTGTTCCTATACTTCACGTCCAACTAATGGTGGTTACCATGGCTAGAGGGGGTGCAGAGACTCAAGCTGATATTCggttccttcactctctgcccctccctgagataatggcgcggctcaacctgacgttggattccatagctgcttccacttgagaaaagattcaaaaaatatccgaagattcctgttttgtattctagccacttttggctttgtaatgaatgtactgcttttggccgcaaagccactttatgaatacaataatattttcttaaccTGATATCCAAATATCCGGGAGaagccaataattgtgtctcgcaaggccccaaatataggcccccatagttgtatattgaaaataatatgaactcttAAAATATGCTCCGCGTCAAAAAGAGCCTCGCGGcgagggttttgagaaaatatgtatcttttggatccacttgctgGCTCCCAACTCAAAACTCTTAGCGCCAATAACTCCTTCTTTTTCGAGATTTAAGGCACTAATCACTCGTTGAAAAACAACAGTCGTGAAAAATAATCTCGTGAAAAGAACAGTTATCTCCTTGAAAACCGTTCGGTTTCTCCACATGCTATTAATCATTTAATAATAGCTAACTCCTCAAAAACCGCTCCTCACATGCTGCTAGTCCCTTTTTtcccgagatttggaatcactaatctcgatttaTTGACATCGATTTGACTCCTCTTTGACcgtccatccaagggtggatatTTGCATGCCTCTATCTTCCTCCACattataaacccaaatttccaatcccaaaatcatTTCATCAACTCGAATATTTCTAACagcaatctttcttaattactcatcatcatcactcttcAATTCTCGCATTCTCTCAATCCATCaccaatggaaccacaaacccagcaaccaaccgaggatggaggaagcaacaaagcagCTGGGAGTAGTGCTAACATGCTTTGTAGGCAGAGCAGGTGGACTCCCACTACAGATCATATAAGAATCCTCAATGAGCTTTTCTACAACAAGGGAGTTAGGTCCCCAACTATAGAGCAGGTTCAGAGGATCTGTCTCCAGCTGAAATGGTACGGCAAGATCGAGTTCAAGAACGTCTATTATTGGTTCGTGAACCAAAGGTCTCaggagaagcagaagaagaggtCCACTTCGGATGTTCATGTGCCCATGCAAAGATCAGGGCTTGTTGATGATGACAAAGTTACCAATTGGAAACATGAGGATCAGTATATTAACTTTGGATCTTCTGCacctgcttctgcttcttccgCTGGTGTGCTGATTGCTTTTAACGGGTAGATGGGGAACTATGGCGGTTATGGATCTATGAACatggagattgaaacccttcctcTGTTCCCCATGCATgctgaggacatctttggcaacttgaagactacttccgatggAGGTGGCGGTCACGgtggtggctctcacatttcccttgagctcagcctttcctgcgagggcaaagctggaaaaagtttccggagCCGCTGACTCCGCTTAGTAGCTTTGCGAGTGTAGGAACACTTAGAATTGCCCCCTAAGAGTTGTATTTAtgactctctttttttattatttattttttttattttatttatccatAAATATAATAGCATGAATATTCATATACAAAGTTGTaaaaatttagggtttaggcttagtattgtatagtgttgcccccctagtgttgctAGGCATAGCAAAGAAATGATTATAGGCCTCAAAaacaggccttcatgaatgggctttGCGAGTGTAGGAACACTAGAATTGTCCCCGAAGGCTTATGCGAAGAGACTGGCTAATAAATTAATCCCTCAATGTTTTGACTCCTCAGTAATTTTTGGATCGAACTAATTTGTTTTGATAAGTAGCTGAATTCAATAAGAcaatgtgaatcaaggtttagacatgcggcccaagtatagtcacctagacacaaattttctttcaaatcctttgggtaaccttactgaaatggccaggtgggggagggcgaacaagagaggcagaatccattttggcatgagctactcccacatagtggtttaggcccatttgcacgcacttctggattcaagaacctgtcatgaacgttgtcccctttctagacaccatttcacataggctatacttattAAGATGAGAAATGTCATAAGtatgaagacagttcaacaagtgttaataaaaaccgcccttaaccttaagggacctaaactaggcaccaataaggagtttaggccaatattaacaaaacagACTTTACCTATTCCGTttatgattcacaaccccttaccaaattcaactttttttttttttttactatgaaaataaaggtaaaaaaCTGAAAACTGACAGGAAATTAACAACAAAGCAAGGAGCTAGCAGCGACAcgtttggctaacctctagaagACCATGGGGGAGGCCATCTCTGCTTCATTCCAAGCtccgatgtatcaaaatttgtagggtaaaaatccctcctgtgagagcttgtaggaaaagaacaaagatacttctCGTTGAAGAATTTGGAGGAATTTGGCTCGTGAGAGGGCTAATCTTGCCCCtcaagtatctttgttggttgacgaggcatgatcttcaattgcaattTGGGAGATGACGGtgtcccaagatcggctttgtcgccaactGTCGCCATCTTCTCTTGATCAAAGGGATGATCATGGGTCATATcttgccccccatgcatctgatcagtagccacGTATTTGGtttgatcagtggagaaatcagatatttgttcagagacaattatattgtcagaagaacaatcttgttgatgacctTTTCCATGCACAGCCTCTGTGTAAGGCTGTGACTCACCAGTGAGACCATTAGGTTGATTGCCACCTATAGGCAAGTTAGTCTCAGAAACGACCTCTTCGCGAGCAGGTTCTTGACGTTCCAATTCGCCTTGTGTTTGTTGTGCCCCCAACTCGAGCCTTTTGACCGAAATCGTGAACTCCGCGAGGGCTTTTATCAGATTCTCATGGTATGCGGTAGAATTCTTTTGAAGGATATCAAGCCGCTCTTCTATGCTCGCATTCTCTGGAATGGGAATGGGCACATAGCCTTCTATCGTCGCCATGACTTcaggaatttcttttggtaaagattttcctcTGGCATCCCAATGATGGTGAACATAAAAAGACTCTCGtgtagtcccactgggcgtgccaaaatgtttggctccaattttgctgcagctggtcaacagtctcttttctgcgcgggggtgccagcaccgttcgggtgcggtcattgggggtgtcccttgacctaacTTCTTTTGAGCGactgtagacgaggagagcaccaacctcgtcgcatgattctttgtgcctcgtgctGGAGGACTTTGTCTTGTGTCACCAAGTCGATACTTAACGTTGTAGGTtaagcagagcgaaatcaccgggaagtagagagaacttgctaaagcgtgactttagcttggctggtttgcgagggcgttacccttgcttggctggttccgtaactgttgtggtcgcggtactacaatcggctcctgaggagactaggaccgaagtacgttgacaaagggtttggtggcactgaaagtcggcttctgagaagactaggactaggagtgtgatcaccggtaagagaaagagaaggagaggagttgctcttagagaggtttgctctagagagacttagatcatcttagagatgtattGATGAGTGAATTGTGTTGTTAATTGTGTttcattgtaacctctatttataggctaccatgccaaagtgtttagcattaaacaaatgatagtggagctTTAATTGGAGATCAGAAAtaatgaattttggagataaggaagcataattgaagataaagaatgatgaatttcggagataaggagataaggaggcataattggagataaggaatgatgaattttggagataaggaagcactttcggctcctttattccttcaattttatctccatcAAGCATTCCGATTTTGACCGTGacctcttcataagaaatgtttcactatgagtgtagatcaccctggtaaaatttcagagattTTCATATGTTGGTTGGGCAggaaacgctgctggacctcttacaggtccagttttccagttttgcttctgcaaaagattggactgattgtttgaaggccttccactcaaaaaaatctctggcactcttcataagaaatgatccttgggatgtctagattTGATCTGGacagttttagctcatttgaatttcatttggttagtcttccgcccctccttccttgtttagctcggtttctcctagccgaagtaggaaaatgtgctaaagttgacttttcatgtttccatgcttccatagtaggctttatttagcctctaaatatatatttcaaacttgtcgacaatatatagcttgagccactgacattggctcaatttctccaagacgtgccttgtcaggccaaaatgctcattttgggtccaaacagatCTTACATATTCAAAACTCCAACTAACTCTAATTATTTTCAATCACTAATCTTCATAGTTCTTGTGTTTAATCACCTGCAACACTATTAAGGGGTGAGCTCTACCTGTGGCTCAGAAGGGAGCTCTTTGAACAAAAAATAACCAAATTAAACAATCATCATATGGTACTATGCATGAATGCATGTTCTATTCCCGATAATCCACATGGTAGAATATAGCCTACATGTCTcataccatgtattttaccacgaAAGTGACCCCAAATATTCAACTATATGAATTAACCCCCAACCAAAATCAATCCCCTTAGccctcttttgctagtcatcttgtccaTGCCCCTACACCAGTCCCGAATTACCCTTTCAATCATATACTAAATGCACATTAACAATAGGCATACCTAGGATCTGGTACCCGTTGAGGCTATGGACTCAATTACGCAAAATATAAACTTCAAACTTTCTTATACCAATAGCGTTACACATATTACGATCGCCACCCTTATACTTCATACGTACTCACTGGATGATGCATCAATTGATAATAtgtgagcccctgaaaattttagttaatttccaaaAGTAATTTctcgccaataagattttttgCAAGgtaatttaagtgaagaaatcgATTTCGGAGATTGTTTTGGTGTTAAGACCACCTATTGGGCTTTATGATTTAAGGTTTGGGCCGAGATTCTTTCATTTGGGCCCAGAAGGTTACAGAAGTTTAGTGAGACGATCGTTTGTTGAATTTTCGAAGATGATAAATTGAGTTGTAACTGTAATACCCTACATATATTATCAAGATGCTTAAAAATTTGTTCGATGGTccaaaatcaaatatcaatttttatgGGATTCACGTGATGACAGGTTCGTAGGAATTTCAGAGAATTTTTTAATACTCGGGTTATACCTATTATGATTAAAAACgacaataataataaatcaatcaatcaataaaagaagaagaagaagaaggaattaATTGAAACTTAGATGGTGCAATTTGGGCCGTTCATCCCAACACCACCTGATCTATACCATCTGTCTTAGGTATATATAACCAGATGGAAGGCTGAAAGTGGGAGTCCCGATCTCGGGGTCTCTCTGGAACCCTCTCGAAAGAGATCTCTCTCCCACTCTCTTGCCCTCCCCATCTTCTCTTGCACGTTCAACGCAATCTAGCTTTCTCTATCTGTGTATCAGTACCACCGCCAGAGATTCGGGTCGGGATGTTACAGTAACAAAGTCTcggattttgggtttttatgAAATCGAGTTTTAACAGTAATTGCTATTTAAACAAATAATCTCATGGGTCCACCATGCTCCATCAATAAAATTTGTAATTGATATGATAATTCAATCAATAAAGGGCATAATAggagtttcaaaaatttaaccatcacTCCCAACAATTTGCTTTATATAAAAGATAATAGATTTATAGGTGAGCCTCTCAGGTATTCTTAttcaaacaattaattttgaattatacttttttttttgtacctacaaatttctcaaatttcaaaCTGCGTTTGAAAATGGCTTATTGCCAATCTATAAGAGACAAGAAATTCTAGTAAGCTAGGTGCAATATTGGAACCCGAGACAACAAGGGAGTAAGCATGCGTCTTACCCCTCTTACTTTTATGaggacaaactttgcaatttagatTCAGTTGGATGAACGTAATTACCTTGAAAGCATATTCCTCGTCTAATAATACAGGTCATTCCACTCAATGAaagtattatttttccttcagttataggtaaaaaataaaataaaatttgatttattgtataatgatgtaTTGATGTTTGATTCATTATTAACTTACCAAACagataaaagataaaagaaaagagaaaaagaaacaaaattataaGGGAggatagttagggtaatttgtaaaaaagaattgaactcaaatattagaaaaatagagagggtgtgtgaatagagaaaatgggtgtgtgaatagcaccactcTTGAATAAATGCTGTTTATAGTAATAGTAAAATAGCAAAAGCTGGAGAAAGAGGAAAATGGGTActaagagtgtgtttggatgagggaaaaaatgatggaatttaattgaaagtgaggatttcataattcctaaaagctaattccctcgtttgacattatcagattggaaatttt
Coding sequences:
- the LOC112170694 gene encoding protein WUSCHEL, giving the protein MLCRQSRWTPTTDHIRILNELFYNKGVRSPTIEQVQRICLQLKWYGKIEFKNVYYWFVNQRSQEKQKKRSTSDVHVPMQRSGLVDDDKVTNWKHEDQYINFGSSAPASASSAGVLIAFNG